A single genomic interval of Agarivorans aestuarii harbors:
- a CDS encoding ExeM/NucH family extracellular endonuclease, whose amino-acid sequence MKPQNAILMGLCALGASAQANVLISEYIEGSSFNKAIEIANYGSESVDLAAGDYQLRLFSNGASTATNTQALSGNLVPGETLVLVNSNAVIGNNDNALIAPGVGIESSVINFNGDDAVGLYANDVLLDRIGQIGVRQTWTDGGASTKDQTLRRLAESSPDNDNSQEFVISSRWFNYATNTVDGLGCIGQETCEDDGGPVDPPISEIGQCGDASTAIHSIRSANLLDQEVVVEAVVVGDFQGDASNNQLSGFFVQHADANWDADQQTSEGIFVYHYADEVELGQRVRVKATLATYSGGNQLKDVSGLIVCGEEALPSATSLNLPLADADLYHLEGMRVVLPQTLHATPAYTFNRYGETVLSLGKRFKSTQVHPANTPEAEALAQANQLNRLVLDDGLSSQNPDDIAYFPNFSALNSLRAGSQVSNVEGVINYSFGQFRVQPTQIPTFIDANPRTAEPELSEQGNLTVASFNVLNFFTDLDIDNATDFRGADTAEEFERQRAKLVSAMVAMNANVVGLMELQNNGFEQTSAIQNLVDAVNAQLPEEQRYAVVKPLTERIGEDMITVGLIYQPGVVLVDGDAQLINAYPFDQATAKHRVPLVQKFSMLAGGESLYVAVNHFKSKGSNCNALGDPDMGDGQGNCNGQRTLAAQTLSQFFVEKQNVLLLGDFNAYAKEDPMLAFESAGFTNLVPQFEANSYSYYYDEEAGSLDHALADAALTSRVLDATDWHINADEPTGLDYNTEYKSDAQITNFYAPDAYRASDHDPVIVALDMRSAGSISSVSQLSIVEGSNSPLVIERLDGDYGDVVLKFQVIAGSADEQDLPLISGELSWLDGDMSSRELNIAAYADDLVEGSESAYLQLSIEQGGASVAAPQVELLIEDNTPLSVAMRFEQIEVDESAGNINIPLVLNGEANSTITAWALVLPSSANWFDYRAPFIQRVKWTQGESGVKHVRAKIVDDNRKEGSERFKVYLFSAFPVQLGNITSTWVNISDND is encoded by the coding sequence ATGAAACCCCAAAATGCAATTTTAATGGGCTTATGTGCCTTAGGTGCTAGTGCTCAAGCTAATGTACTAATCAGTGAATATATAGAAGGTAGTAGCTTTAATAAGGCAATTGAAATTGCCAATTATGGCAGCGAAAGTGTTGACCTAGCAGCTGGCGACTATCAGCTGCGCTTGTTTTCTAACGGTGCAAGTACTGCTACCAATACCCAAGCCTTAAGTGGCAACTTAGTGCCAGGCGAAACCTTAGTATTGGTAAATAGCAACGCAGTGATTGGTAATAACGACAACGCCCTTATCGCCCCTGGTGTTGGCATAGAATCAAGCGTGATTAATTTTAACGGCGATGACGCAGTAGGTCTGTACGCCAACGATGTCTTGTTGGATCGCATTGGTCAAATTGGCGTTCGCCAAACTTGGACTGACGGCGGTGCTTCAACCAAAGATCAAACCTTACGTCGCCTAGCAGAAAGTAGCCCAGATAATGACAATAGCCAAGAGTTTGTTATTTCATCTCGCTGGTTTAACTACGCAACAAACACTGTTGATGGCTTAGGCTGTATTGGCCAAGAAACTTGTGAGGATGATGGTGGTCCAGTTGATCCGCCAATCTCAGAAATTGGCCAATGTGGCGATGCAAGCACGGCTATTCATAGCATTCGCAGTGCTAACTTGCTTGACCAAGAAGTGGTGGTTGAAGCGGTAGTGGTTGGTGATTTCCAAGGTGACGCAAGCAATAATCAGTTGTCAGGATTCTTTGTGCAACATGCCGATGCTAACTGGGATGCCGACCAACAAACCTCAGAAGGCATATTTGTTTATCACTATGCCGACGAGGTTGAGCTAGGCCAACGAGTGCGAGTAAAAGCAACCTTAGCCACCTATAGCGGTGGTAATCAGCTTAAAGATGTAAGCGGCTTAATTGTGTGTGGCGAAGAAGCGCTGCCTAGCGCTACCAGCTTAAACCTGCCCTTAGCCGACGCAGACCTTTATCACCTAGAAGGTATGCGAGTGGTGCTACCACAAACCTTGCACGCCACACCTGCCTACACCTTTAATCGTTATGGCGAAACGGTGTTATCGCTAGGTAAGCGCTTTAAGTCTACCCAAGTTCATCCAGCCAATACGCCAGAAGCCGAAGCCTTAGCCCAAGCTAACCAGCTAAACCGTTTGGTGCTAGACGATGGCTTAAGCTCGCAGAACCCTGACGATATAGCTTACTTCCCTAACTTCTCGGCTTTAAATAGCCTGCGTGCTGGCTCGCAAGTAAGCAATGTAGAAGGGGTGATTAACTACAGTTTTGGTCAGTTTAGAGTGCAGCCTACTCAAATACCGACTTTTATCGACGCTAACCCACGAACTGCTGAGCCAGAGTTAAGTGAGCAAGGTAATTTAACCGTTGCAAGCTTTAACGTGCTTAACTTTTTCACCGATCTAGACATTGATAATGCAACAGATTTTCGTGGTGCTGACACCGCCGAAGAGTTTGAGCGTCAGCGTGCTAAATTAGTGTCTGCGATGGTTGCCATGAATGCCAATGTAGTGGGTTTAATGGAGCTACAAAACAATGGCTTTGAGCAAACTAGTGCTATTCAAAACTTGGTTGACGCGGTAAATGCTCAGCTGCCAGAGGAGCAACGCTATGCGGTGGTTAAGCCGCTAACAGAGCGGATTGGCGAAGACATGATCACCGTAGGGCTAATTTATCAACCTGGTGTAGTGTTGGTAGACGGTGATGCCCAGCTGATTAATGCCTATCCCTTTGATCAAGCAACCGCTAAGCACCGTGTTCCTTTAGTGCAAAAGTTCAGCATGCTAGCAGGTGGCGAAAGCCTTTATGTGGCAGTGAACCACTTTAAATCTAAGGGCAGTAATTGTAATGCCTTAGGTGACCCAGACATGGGCGATGGTCAAGGAAACTGTAATGGCCAGCGTACTTTAGCAGCGCAAACCCTTAGCCAGTTTTTTGTAGAAAAACAAAATGTACTGCTGCTGGGTGACTTTAACGCTTACGCTAAAGAAGACCCAATGTTGGCCTTCGAAAGTGCTGGTTTTACTAACCTAGTGCCGCAGTTTGAAGCCAATAGCTACTCTTACTATTACGATGAAGAGGCCGGTAGTTTAGACCACGCATTAGCCGACGCTGCTTTAACATCACGAGTACTTGATGCTACCGATTGGCACATTAATGCTGACGAGCCTACTGGTTTAGACTACAACACCGAGTATAAGTCTGACGCACAAATCACCAACTTTTACGCTCCTGATGCCTACCGTGCTTCTGATCATGACCCCGTGATCGTGGCCTTAGATATGCGCAGTGCTGGCAGTATTAGCTCGGTTTCTCAACTTAGCATTGTTGAGGGTAGCAATAGCCCGCTGGTAATTGAGCGCTTAGACGGAGATTACGGTGACGTGGTGCTTAAATTTCAAGTGATTGCAGGTTCGGCCGATGAGCAAGATCTACCGCTAATCAGTGGTGAGTTAAGCTGGTTGGATGGAGATATGAGCAGCCGCGAGCTAAACATCGCTGCTTATGCCGATGACTTAGTGGAAGGTAGCGAGAGTGCCTACTTGCAACTAAGCATTGAGCAAGGTGGCGCCAGTGTCGCGGCTCCGCAGGTAGAGCTGCTGATTGAAGACAATACGCCATTAAGTGTGGCGATGCGGTTTGAGCAAATAGAAGTCGATGAATCTGCCGGCAACATTAACATTCCATTAGTATTAAATGGGGAAGCCAACAGCACTATCACTGCATGGGCTTTGGTTTTACCGTCTTCAGCAAACTGGTTTGATTACCGCGCGCCGTTTATTCAGCGAGTGAAGTGGACTCAAGGTGAAAGCGGCGTTAAACATGTGCGTGCCAAAATTGTTGACGACAATCGCAAAGAGGGCAGCGAGCGCTTTAAAGTGTATTTGTTCTCAGCCTTCCCTGTTCAACTAGGCAACATTACTAGCACTTGGGTAAACATTAGCGACAACGACTAG